The sequence TTTGCCGAGAGCTATGCAGAGTTCAATGAACCTTGGGCCATGACATTTCTGCCGGATGGCGAGCTTTTGGTAACTGAAAAAGGCGGCGTTTTAATTCTATTTAACGTGAATGACCGCTCCAAGGTGTCAGTCGGAGGCGTACCTGAGGTCGCTTACGGTGGCCAGGGTGGTTTGGGTGATATAATTCTTCATCCCCGGTTCTCTGACAACGGCTGGATATACATGTCCTACGCTGAGCAGGATGCGTCAGGAAAAAAAGGTGCGGTCGTTGTCCGGGCTCAATTTAAGCATGAGTCCGCCAAGCCGGAATTGAAAAAGATTGAAGTTATCTGGCGGCAAAAGCCAAAGATTTCAGGCAATGGGCATTACTCACACCGTTTAGCATTCAGCCCGGATGGGCGTTTATTCATTACTTCCGGTGATCGGCAAAAACAAACCCCAGCCCAAAGCTGGACACAAGATTTGGGCAAAGTTATCAGGATCAACGCGGACGGATCTGTGCCTTCTGACAATCCGTTTCAAAATAAGGGAGAACGTGCAAAAACGTTTTGGTCTATAGGGCATCGGAACCTGCTGGGCATTGCTTTCGACAGGCACGGCCAACTGTGGACGCACGAAATGGGCCCAAGGCATGGTGATGAATTCAACCTGACCATTGGTGGAGATAATTACGGCTGGCCTATTGTATCCTGGGGCGATCAATACTCAGGAATGCCTATCCCCGACCATGATACACGTCCGGAATTCAACGCACCTGAGTTGTACTGGGTTCCAACGGTTGCACCGTCAGGTTTGATCATTTACAACGGGGATATGTTTCCAGAGTGGCGGGACAATGCCTTTATCGGCGGCTTAAGGTCAAAGTCACTGGTACGGATCCGGATTGACGGCGAACGGGCCCATGAGGTCGAACGTTTTGCCATGGGCAAACGTATTCGAGAGGTTGAGCAAGGCCCCGATGGTTATATATGGGTTCTTGAAGATAAAAAAGGTGGCCGCCTGCTTCGACTCACTCCACACGAGTGAGTAAAATAAGGTATGCTGAGGATGCGATAGGAATTCGGGTAGCGTAGAGCACTGATTCAGGCAGTTTCTTTGGCCCTTTTTTATATTCGACAGATAGTTACGGAATAGATAATTTTTCCAACGCAGAAATTGGGAAAATTAGCATTTTGGGGATTGGTGCTAACGTCGGCCGCTGTAGGGGCAGGCCCCCGTGCCTGCCCTAACAAGGGCAACCACAGAGGGATTGCCCCTACGAAAAATGGCCTAAAATAGAATCAAGCCCGTATTTTGTAACAGCCTGTCGAGACGCCTTGCCGATGTCATTTATTTTATTATAAATACAGGGCAGTTAACCTTATGAAGGACTTGGTGGGCCACTGACCCGAGGAAAAGTCCTTCAAGATTACTGGCTCCTCTTGACCCCATGACAATTAAATCAATTTTTTCTACGTTTACTACAGTGTCTATATTCTTTCCTGGGGAACCCTCCAGAATCCGGATTTCATATTCAACGCCACTTTCTTCCAATAACTCTTCAAACGGTTTGATCAATTCCTCAGAATTTTTCATAATTTCATCGATGACATTTTGGAATTGCGGTTCCGCCAGAACAATGGGATACCTGGGGTGGCAGTGAAGCAAAATGATTTTTGAATCAAATTGCTTTGCCAGTTCAACCGAATATTGGGTGGCGCGCATGGAATGTTCTGAACCATCTACAGGATTAAGGATTTTTTTAAATTTCATATATCTTCCTTTCTGGTCTTTGTTCGGCATTGAAATATTTAAACGTCCGGCCAAAGCCAATTTTTTATGAATTAAACCCATTGGGCAGGGATAGCTAAGCACTGCCCCATCAAAAACAAAAAAAGTAGAAAAAGCAGAATAGACAAGAAATCATATCCATATGATATAATCTAATTATAAGATATGTAGAAAGCAAAAGAAAGCGATTTCAGTTATGAATTGATATGTGATTTCTAATCAAGAGCAGATTTTATCCCGTTACCTTGATCCTTCATGACCCCTTTATGAAGTGTAAAGATCTTGTTTGAATTGTATACCTTGATTTGTCATGAATACCTGATCGTGGTACAACACTTGAGCTTGAGTAAATACGCAGGCTTGCCGGTTTATTCCGGGCAACCTATGGTAGAATATGGAAAATCGAATCAGGGTTTTTTCTGATTTCATCTCTTTAGTTTAAAGGATTAAATATGAATATATTGATCACCGGTGCAGCCGGGTTTATCGGGTCTGCGCTTTCTTTAAGACTGTTGAATGACGGTCACCGTGTATGGGGGATTGATAATCTCAATGATTATTATGATGTGAACCTGAAAAAAGACCGGTTGGGGCGCTTGTCCGGGTATCCGGATTTCAAATTTATTTTGCTGGATCTTGCGGACCGGTCCAAGATGGCCAAGCTGTTTGAGGAAAATGCCTTTGACTGCGTGGTGAACCTGGCGGCTCAGGCAGGGGTGCGGTACAGCCTTGAAAATCCGGCCTCTTATGTGGATGCCAATCTGGTGGGGTTTGGCAATATTCTTGAAGGGTGCCGCCATGGCGGAGTCAAGCATCTTGTGTTTGCATCGTCAAGTTCGGTGTATGGGCTGAATACCCACATGCCTTTTTCGGTCCGCCATAATGTGGATCATCCGGTCAGCTTGTATGCGGCTTCCAAAAAAGCCAATGAGCTCATGGCCCATTCCTACAGCTACCTGTATAATCTGCCGGTAACAGGGTTGCGGTTTTTTACGGTGTATGGTCCCTGGGGCAGACCTGATATGGCGCTGTTCCTCTTCACAAAGGCCATTTTAGCCGACGAGCCCATTAAAGTCTTTAACAATGGCGAGATGCAGCGGGATTTTACCTATATTGACGATATTGTGGAAGGGGTGGTCCGGGTGATGGACAATATTCCTGAGCCTGATCCGGCCTGGACCGGCAAAAACCCCGTTCCTTCAAGCTCGTGTGTGCCCTACAGGATCTACAATATTGGTAATAACGACTCTGTGCCGTTGATGGACTTTGTCCACGCCATTGAAGATGCCCTGGGCAAAAAAGCAAAAATTGACTATCTGCCTATGCAAGCCGGCGATGTGCCCGCTACCTGGGCTGATGTGGATGACCTTATTGCCGCCACCGGATTTAAGCCTCAAACGTCTGTAAAAGAGGGGATACAAAATTTTGTGGATTGGTATAAGGAATACTATGCCTGAAAAGACGTTCCGCAGTTTTGACTGTAAGGGCAACCACAGGGGGTTGCCCCTACCTGAATTAAACTGATACTCGATCATCAAGTTTTTAGGGAATTTGTTCAAATTCAAGGCGGAAACAATTTTTAACCGGAGGAATATACGACATATTTTGAGGATTAAAAATTTTTTCCAACGCCGAAGTTGGGCAAATTAACAAAAACTTGATCATCGAGTGATAGGTATGGTTATTCCAAGGCTCGGGATACAATTTCATAAAGATTTCTGGACAACTCTTTTTGTTCCGCTATGGTTTCAAGTTGCTTTTTCATCATAGCTTGCCTGTTTTCATCATAGCGTTTCCATAGATTAAAACATGAGCAAAGCCGTGCGGCTGTCTGGTGGTTGATTTTATCCAGCGCCAGAATTCGTTCTGCCGTAAATTCATAACCTTGACCGTTAGCCTTGTGAAAATGCATGGGATTGTTCATGGCAAAGGCAAATATGAGCGCCCGGACCTTGTTGGGGTTGGTCATGGTAAAATCTTTGTGTAGCGTCAGTTTCTTTACCTGATCTAAGGTGTCTTCAAGGCAAGATTGGGCCTGGACAGAAAACCATTTGTCAATAACCAGGGTCCGGGCCTGCCATTTGTCATAAAAGGCCTGACATGCCTTATCACGCAGGTCTGGATTCATGTGGCTCAAGATTTTGAAGGCGGCAAATTCATCTGTCATGTTGCCGGCGCCTTTAAATTGATTTTCTACAAGATCCTGGGCATCTTTATTCGTCAGGCAGCCAAGATAGGAAAGGCAAAGGTTTTTAAGGCTTCTGTCCGCCATGGCCGCACCGGAAATATCATCGGGCTTTGCGGACCGGCAGGTTTCATATACGCTTTTAAATTCTGATGTCAGGTTTTCGGCCAGGGTTTGTTTCAAAAAGATTCTGGCCTGGTGAATGGCCTCAACATCTATGATTTCAAAATGATCCTTGATTTCTGTTTCCTGGGGCAGCGCAAGGGCCTTGGAAAGAAATGCCCTGTCTTTTTCTTTATCTTCCAGGGCCAGGGAAAAGGCCTTAACAAGCCCTGATGATACGGTCATGGGTTTGTTGGCCTGGATAGCCGTCACTATATTTTTTATCTCATTAATGAACAGGGTCTGGGCGGCATGCCACTGGTTAAAGGGGTCGGTGTCCCGGGCCATGAGAAAGGCAATGTCCTGATCTGAAAAATCCGTGGTGAGACGTACAGGCGCAGTAAATTCCCTGAATACGGACGGGTAGGTGTCGGCAGGTACATTTTCAAATCTAAAGGTGTGGGTTTCCTTTGTCAGCTCATACAGCGTGTCTTGCTCGACCGTTTCTCCGGCCCTGTTGATTAAAGAGATCCGGACAGGGATGTGAAGGGGTCTTTTTTCGGATTGATTTCTGTCCGGGGATGTGGCCTGGGTAAAGGTTAAAGACAGGGTTTCAGTGTTTTCATCGTATTTCCGGGTCATGGATACTGCCGGTGTACCGGACTGGGTATACCACAGGAAAAACTGATCCAGGTTGCGGCTGGACGCCTTTGCCATAACACCAACAAAATCCTCAAGGGTTACGGCCATGCCGTCAAATTTTTCAAAATAGAGATCCATGCCCTTTCTGAACAGGTCCTGTCCTAAAAGCTGATAGATCATTCGGATCACTTCGGCACCTTTTTCGTACACGGTCATGGTGTAAAAGTTATCCATTTTGATGTATGAGTCCGGCCGTACCGGGTGGGCCATGGGGCCGCTGTCCTCGGGAAACTGTGCTGCCATCAGTTTTTTTACATCACTGATGCGTTTTACCGGCCGTGAGTTCATGTCCGATGAAAATTCCTGGTCCCTGAAGACGGTGAGGCCTTCCTTGAGGCTGAGCTGAAACCAGTTTTTCAGGGTGATCCGGTTGCCGGTCCAGTTATGGAAATATTCGTGGGCAATAACGCCCTGGATGCCCATGAAATCGTCGTCCGTGGCTGTCTGCGGGTCTGCCAGAACATATTTAGCGTTAAATATGTTCAGCCCTTTGTTTTCCATGGCCCCGGCATTAAAATCATTGATGGCTACGATTTGGTACAGGTCCAGATCATATTCCCGGCCAAATCGTTTTTCATCCCATGCCATGGCCTGTTTCAAGGATGTCATGGCATGGCTGCAAAGGGCGATATTCTCTTTTTCAGAGTAGATTTTAAGGGCCACATCCCTGCCCGATGCAGTTGTGAACCGGTCCTCCAACACGGCAAGGTCTCCTGCCACCAGGGCAAAAAGATAGCAGGGTTTTTTAAAGGGATCTTCCCAGACGGCGAAGTGGCGGTTGTTGTCAAGGTCTCCGGATTTTACAGGGTTACCGTTGGATAATAAAACAGGGTAGCGGGTTTTATCCGCCACGATGGTACAGGAAAAAGGTGCCATCACATCGGGCCGGTCAGGGTAGGGCGTGATATTGCGAAATCCCTGAGCCTCACATTGGGTACATAAAATGTCGCCCGAACGGTATAGTCCTTCTAATGCGGTATTTTCATCCGGTTTAAGCTTGTTTGTGATTTCAAGCTCAAAAACATCCGGGGTGGCCGGAAGGCTAAAGGTTTCATCATCGCTTTTGTATTCACTGGGCAAAAGCACCATGTCGCCGGCAACCACGGAAATAATGTCAAACTTTCCCTTGTTCAGTACCAAAGGCGTCGTTTCATTTGCCCTGGCCGGATCTTTTCTCATTTTAAGTTTTGATGTCACCCGGGTGTGGTCATCCCGGATGTCAAAGATCAGGTCAACATGGTCAACAATAAATTCAAAGGGCCGGTAGTCTTTTAACTGTATTTTTTTGTGTTCATTCATAATAAAGGTTAAAATACAACCGGCCCGCAGCCATGTCAATTATAGGAATATATATAAATTCTGGTTATGCCATGGCCAGCACTTGGGCTACTAATTTTTCAATTCCGACTGCGACATCTTTGATATTGGGACCAAGCATATATGCCGGTGTTGACACAATTTTTTTGTCCTGGTCTATATGTATTTGATCGACAGTGCATGCTACATGTTTGCCGCCCATTTTCTCGATCGCATCTGCGGTGCCTATATCTGTTCCAATGGTGACTTCAGGCTGTTTGTCGGCAATGGCCTTAGTTAAGGTTGCCGGTGCAATACAAATGGCGCCAACAGGTTTTTTGCTGTTAACCATATCCGTTATAATTCGCTGAACCTCCGGATGAACCTGCGCCTCTATATTGTTAATCGCAAAATCACTTAAATTTTTGGCTGCACCAAACCCACCGGGTATGATGATGGCGTCCAGATCACTTGCTTGAACATCTTTTAAATCCTTAATCTCTCCGCGGGCAATACGTGCAGATTCTACCAGTACATTTCTTTTTTCGGCTGTTTCTGTTCCTGATAAATGATCAATGACATGATATTGTTCCATGTTCGGTGCCATGCAAATAATATCTGCATTGGCTTGATCCAAATACAGCATTGTCAACACAGCTTCATGAATTTCAGAACCATCGTATACGCCACATCCTGCTAATAATACACCTATTTTTTTGCCCATAACCTATCCTCCAAATTTTAGATTGTAGTTTTTCGATTAATTCTGCTAAAAATTATGTGTTACGCGAATAAATAACAGATGCGAACAAGTAATCATGCAGTTGTTTTCTATATACCGCTGGAAATATCATGTCTATTTTCCCCTATCAGAAAGAAATTGAGTTGACAAGCAAATTATGAAGCGGTTATGGATTTTTCTAATGGGATAACATATGGATTATTGCCTTAGGGGAAGGGCACTTGGTCAGCAAATGACTTAGATTGACATCCATAAAAGGATTAATTATTATTGCGAAAGTTTCAGACGTATTGTCTGACAATATTCAATTAATTCATATTCAATTTGTCCAGGGCCTAAGATGACAGGGGCCGGTTTGGCAATAACAGAAAGGTAATATGTGATAAATGAAATTAACGATTATCGGAACCGGATATGTAGGCCTTGTTACGGGTGCATGTTTTTCTGAAATGGGAAGTCATGTCACTTGTGTGGATATTGACCAGGAAAAAATAGATAACTTGAAAAAAGGGATTCTTCCCATTTATGAACCAGGTTTAGAGTCTATAGTCCTTAATAATTATCAGGAAGGCACCCTTGAGTTTACCACCCGTCTGGACCAGGCCGCAAAGGAGTGCAATGTGTTTTTTATTGCCGTGGGTACCCCGCCGGGACAGGATGGCTCTGCCGATCTTCAGTATGTGCTGGAAGTGGCCCGGCAAATCGGTTCCGTTATTGACGATTACGCCGTGATTGTGGATAAATCCACGGTGCCTGTGGGGACGGCAGACAAGGTCAGGGTCCAGGTCAGCAAAGCACTTGAGGCCCGGGGGGCAGCCATTGAATTTGATGTGGTCTCAAATCCCGAGTTTCTTAAAGAAGGAGCGGCTGTTAATGATTTTCTCAAGCCGGACCGGATTATTGTGGGCGCGGATTCTGATCGGGCTGCAAAGTTGATGCGCAGGCTGTATGCACCGTTTTCAAGAAACCGGGACAAAATGTTGTTTATGAATGTTAAAGATGCTGAAATGACAAAATATGCGGCTAACTCCATGCTGGCCACAAAAATTTCATTCATGAATGAGATTGCCAATCTGTGCGAACGGTTGGGCGTGGATGTGGAGAACGTGCGCAAGGGAATCGGGTCGGATTCCCGCATCGGCTATTCATTTATTTACCCTGGCTGCGGATACGGCGGGTCGTGTTTTCCCAAGGATGTCAAGGCCCTTGTGAAAACCGGTAGGGACGCAGGTTTTGCGCCCTCGCTACTTGAGGCTGTGGAAGAAAGAAATAATATTCAAAAACAGGTGCTTGGAGACAAGGTGGTCAATAGATTCGGACAGGATTTGACCGGACGGACATTTGGTGTCTGGGGGCTGGCTTTTAAGCCCGGTACCGATGATATGCGCGAAGCCTCTTCCCTTGTATTGATTAAAGCCCTTCTGGATGCAGGTGCCCGGGTTAATGTTTATGACCCCGTGGCCATGGGCCAGGCTAAAAAGGAGATTCCGGCACACGAGCAGGAAAAGATCCGTTTTGCCCAAGACCAGTATTCAGCCTTGGACAGTACAGATGCCTGTATCCTGGTTACGGAGTGGAAGGCTTTCAGGCAGCCGGATTTCAAAAAGATGGCATCCCTGATGAAAGAACGGGTGATCTTTGACGGCAGAAATCAATACGATCCTGAAGAAATCAAAGACGCCGGGTTTGAATATCACGGTATCGGACGGGAGCTGGGATAGTGCTTTCTTCGTTTAACGTCGGGGGGTTAAAATTCTTTGATATTTCTGTGGGTTTTATGGTATTATATTCCTATTCTTATCTTTTAAAGGTTCACAGCATAAGGAGGTGCTCATGCGGTTGGTAACACGATCCGATTTTGACGGCCTTGGCTGTGCAGCCATTCTCAAAGAAAAGGGAATTATTGATGACATTAAATTCGTCCATCCCAAGGATATTCAGGACGGCAAAATTGAAATCACTTGCGACGATATTCTAGCAAATATTCCTTTGGTTCCCGGTTGCGGTCTCTGGTTTGATCACCACTCCAGCGAACAGGAACGAAAGGTATCATGCACCTTCGAAGGATGCTGCGAACCTTCGGCACCAAGTACAGCACGGGTTATTTACGAGTACTATGGTGGGTTGAAAAAATTTAAAAATCAGCATCTTGATGACTTGATTCGTGCCATTGATAAATCAGATGCCGCCCAGTTTACAAAAGAGGAGATTCTCAATCCCGAGGGCTGGGTTCTTTTGTCTTTTATCATGGATCCCCGCACCGGCCTTGGACGTTACAAGGATTACCGCATCAGCAACTACGCTTTGATGATGGATATGATTGATTATTGTCGTGACAAAACTGCCAAAGAAATCCTTGAAATTCCGGACATTAAGGAACGAACCGTGCGGTACTTTGAACAGGACAAGCTATTCCGTCAGATGCTCCTTGAAAACAGCCGCGTGGAAGAAAATGTCGTGCTCCTTGATTTAAGGGAGCAGGATGAAATCTACACAGGCAACCGGTTTTTATTATACAGCCTGTTTCCCGAAGCCAATATCTCCATGCGGATTATGTGGGGTTTTGAGCGCCGAAATATTGTTATCTCCTGTGGTTACAGCATTATCAACCGTACTGCCAGCGTCGATGTGGGATCTTTGATGCTTAAGTATTGCGGCGGCGGTCATCGGCGTGCGGGAACCTGCCAGGTACCCACTGACAAGGCAGACAAGATTATCAAGGAAATCTCTGAAGAATTTAATAAGGGCAATCTGCTACATTAACACAACCTTCCCCGGTTCCCCTGATATTTCCCTGACATAGCGTGGGACTGCATATCCCGGCAACCGTGTCCTCAGCTTTGTTATCAGGTCACATCCTTTTTCAGATGGGACTTCAAAATGTGCAGCACCTGCCACC comes from uncultured Desulfobacter sp. and encodes:
- a CDS encoding PQQ-dependent sugar dehydrogenase, whose protein sequence is MQSLKTISFLCLLVLLLSCNTYSESNLKAIDGNAGSRLFAESYAEFNEPWAMTFLPDGELLVTEKGGVLILFNVNDRSKVSVGGVPEVAYGGQGGLGDIILHPRFSDNGWIYMSYAEQDASGKKGAVVVRAQFKHESAKPELKKIEVIWRQKPKISGNGHYSHRLAFSPDGRLFITSGDRQKQTPAQSWTQDLGKVIRINADGSVPSDNPFQNKGERAKTFWSIGHRNLLGIAFDRHGQLWTHEMGPRHGDEFNLTIGGDNYGWPIVSWGDQYSGMPIPDHDTRPEFNAPELYWVPTVAPSGLIIYNGDMFPEWRDNAFIGGLRSKSLVRIRIDGERAHEVERFAMGKRIREVEQGPDGYIWVLEDKKGGRLLRLTPHE
- a CDS encoding NAD-dependent epimerase, encoding MNILITGAAGFIGSALSLRLLNDGHRVWGIDNLNDYYDVNLKKDRLGRLSGYPDFKFILLDLADRSKMAKLFEENAFDCVVNLAAQAGVRYSLENPASYVDANLVGFGNILEGCRHGGVKHLVFASSSSVYGLNTHMPFSVRHNVDHPVSLYAASKKANELMAHSYSYLYNLPVTGLRFFTVYGPWGRPDMALFLFTKAILADEPIKVFNNGEMQRDFTYIDDIVEGVVRVMDNIPEPDPAWTGKNPVPSSSCVPYRIYNIGNNDSVPLMDFVHAIEDALGKKAKIDYLPMQAGDVPATWADVDDLIAATGFKPQTSVKEGIQNFVDWYKEYYA
- a CDS encoding exopolyphosphatase, producing MRLVTRSDFDGLGCAAILKEKGIIDDIKFVHPKDIQDGKIEITCDDILANIPLVPGCGLWFDHHSSEQERKVSCTFEGCCEPSAPSTARVIYEYYGGLKKFKNQHLDDLIRAIDKSDAAQFTKEEILNPEGWVLLSFIMDPRTGLGRYKDYRISNYALMMDMIDYCRDKTAKEILEIPDIKERTVRYFEQDKLFRQMLLENSRVEENVVLLDLREQDEIYTGNRFLLYSLFPEANISMRIMWGFERRNIVISCGYSIINRTASVDVGSLMLKYCGGGHRRAGTCQVPTDKADKIIKEISEEFNKGNLLH
- the elbB gene encoding isoprenoid biosynthesis glyoxalase ElbB, producing MGKKIGVLLAGCGVYDGSEIHEAVLTMLYLDQANADIICMAPNMEQYHVIDHLSGTETAEKRNVLVESARIARGEIKDLKDVQASDLDAIIIPGGFGAAKNLSDFAINNIEAQVHPEVQRIITDMVNSKKPVGAICIAPATLTKAIADKQPEVTIGTDIGTADAIEKMGGKHVACTVDQIHIDQDKKIVSTPAYMLGPNIKDVAVGIEKLVAQVLAMA
- a CDS encoding universal stress protein encodes the protein MKFKKILNPVDGSEHSMRATQYSVELAKQFDSKIILLHCHPRYPIVLAEPQFQNVIDEIMKNSEELIKPFEELLEESGVEYEIRILEGSPGKNIDTVVNVEKIDLIVMGSRGASNLEGLFLGSVAHQVLHKVNCPVFIIK
- a CDS encoding UDP-glucose/GDP-mannose dehydrogenase family protein — translated: MKLTIIGTGYVGLVTGACFSEMGSHVTCVDIDQEKIDNLKKGILPIYEPGLESIVLNNYQEGTLEFTTRLDQAAKECNVFFIAVGTPPGQDGSADLQYVLEVARQIGSVIDDYAVIVDKSTVPVGTADKVRVQVSKALEARGAAIEFDVVSNPEFLKEGAAVNDFLKPDRIIVGADSDRAAKLMRRLYAPFSRNRDKMLFMNVKDAEMTKYAANSMLATKISFMNEIANLCERLGVDVENVRKGIGSDSRIGYSFIYPGCGYGGSCFPKDVKALVKTGRDAGFAPSLLEAVEERNNIQKQVLGDKVVNRFGQDLTGRTFGVWGLAFKPGTDDMREASSLVLIKALLDAGARVNVYDPVAMGQAKKEIPAHEQEKIRFAQDQYSALDSTDACILVTEWKAFRQPDFKKMASLMKERVIFDGRNQYDPEEIKDAGFEYHGIGRELG
- the pepN gene encoding aminopeptidase N; this translates as MNEHKKIQLKDYRPFEFIVDHVDLIFDIRDDHTRVTSKLKMRKDPARANETTPLVLNKGKFDIISVVAGDMVLLPSEYKSDDETFSLPATPDVFELEITNKLKPDENTALEGLYRSGDILCTQCEAQGFRNITPYPDRPDVMAPFSCTIVADKTRYPVLLSNGNPVKSGDLDNNRHFAVWEDPFKKPCYLFALVAGDLAVLEDRFTTASGRDVALKIYSEKENIALCSHAMTSLKQAMAWDEKRFGREYDLDLYQIVAINDFNAGAMENKGLNIFNAKYVLADPQTATDDDFMGIQGVIAHEYFHNWTGNRITLKNWFQLSLKEGLTVFRDQEFSSDMNSRPVKRISDVKKLMAAQFPEDSGPMAHPVRPDSYIKMDNFYTMTVYEKGAEVIRMIYQLLGQDLFRKGMDLYFEKFDGMAVTLEDFVGVMAKASSRNLDQFFLWYTQSGTPAVSMTRKYDENTETLSLTFTQATSPDRNQSEKRPLHIPVRISLINRAGETVEQDTLYELTKETHTFRFENVPADTYPSVFREFTAPVRLTTDFSDQDIAFLMARDTDPFNQWHAAQTLFINEIKNIVTAIQANKPMTVSSGLVKAFSLALEDKEKDRAFLSKALALPQETEIKDHFEIIDVEAIHQARIFLKQTLAENLTSEFKSVYETCRSAKPDDISGAAMADRSLKNLCLSYLGCLTNKDAQDLVENQFKGAGNMTDEFAAFKILSHMNPDLRDKACQAFYDKWQARTLVIDKWFSVQAQSCLEDTLDQVKKLTLHKDFTMTNPNKVRALIFAFAMNNPMHFHKANGQGYEFTAERILALDKINHQTAARLCSCFNLWKRYDENRQAMMKKQLETIAEQKELSRNLYEIVSRALE